A single window of Leptolyngbya ohadii IS1 DNA harbors:
- a CDS encoding NAD(P)-dependent oxidoreductase, with protein sequence MTGWSRQSELESRIKNRTAIAALWRVEQMKIGFVGTGLMGLPMAERLLAAGEYVTAWNRTAAKLQPIQEAGADVVHAVADLLQSSELILLMLTDTPAIREVLLAEECLPQLADRTVIQMGTIAPQESRDLHDQIVKAGGLYLEAPVLGSIPEAKAGTLQIMVGSTPEQFEQWSSILSHLGALRYVGEVGTAAALKLALNQLIAALTTAFSLSLSFVQRQNVPIDTFMQVLRQSALYAPTFDKKLQRMIDRDFTNPNFPTKHLLKDTNLFLQETSDLGLQADSLAGVRRILELACAEGLADADYSALFAAVNPEPE encoded by the coding sequence ATGACAGGTTGGAGCAGACAGTCTGAATTAGAAAGTCGGATTAAAAATAGAACTGCGATCGCAGCGCTCTGGAGGGTGGAACAGATGAAGATTGGCTTTGTGGGAACTGGACTCATGGGCTTGCCAATGGCAGAAAGACTGCTGGCTGCGGGAGAATACGTGACTGCCTGGAATCGCACTGCTGCTAAGTTGCAGCCGATCCAAGAAGCCGGAGCAGATGTTGTTCACGCTGTGGCAGATTTACTGCAATCGTCCGAGCTGATTTTGCTGATGCTTACCGATACCCCTGCGATTCGCGAGGTCTTGCTAGCAGAGGAATGTCTTCCCCAATTAGCCGATCGCACTGTGATCCAGATGGGGACAATCGCCCCGCAGGAAAGCCGCGATTTGCACGATCAGATCGTGAAGGCAGGCGGACTGTATCTGGAGGCTCCGGTACTGGGCAGTATTCCAGAGGCAAAAGCGGGAACGCTTCAGATTATGGTGGGCAGTACGCCGGAACAGTTTGAGCAGTGGTCATCGATCCTGAGCCACCTGGGAGCATTGCGCTACGTGGGGGAAGTGGGAACGGCGGCGGCGCTGAAGCTGGCTCTCAATCAGCTCATTGCAGCACTAACCACCGCTTTTTCCCTCAGTCTCAGCTTTGTGCAGCGGCAAAATGTACCGATCGACACCTTTATGCAGGTCTTGCGTCAGAGTGCGCTGTACGCCCCCACGTTTGATAAAAAACTTCAGCGTATGATCGATCGCGATTTCACCAATCCCAACTTTCCGACCAAGCATTTGCTCAAGGATACCAACCTGTTCTTGCAGGAAACCAGCGATCTGGGGTTGCAGGCAGACAGCCTTGCTGGAGTGCGGCGCATCCTGGAGCTTGCCTGTGCTGAAGGACTCGCCGATGCGGACTATTCCGCACTGTTTGCTGCGGTCAATCCTGAACCTGAGTGA
- a CDS encoding phosphodiester glycosidase family protein: protein MKAWRIALLLLGLEVLLFLAIHRGRTPSATPIANTATTSAGNATAQTTSPTIASQQLNPTAETTLRYQTYSLSQATAHVLTIPAGGEARVQVGVSPGVDSLENFAQSTGAIAVINGGFFDPANLMTTSYVVQEGQLAADPRQNDRLMQNPDLTPYLSQILNRSEFRRYQCGLQNGSEVRYAIAPQNEPSPTDCQLVDAVGAGPQLLPTLTLEQEGFLTQENGTVIRDALGYDRPNARSAVGLTAQGDVVLVMVAKQPDNPASGVSLPALAEFMKSIGVTQALNLDGGGSSSLYYNGKTIFGSIDPEGNPVERSVKSVLVVIPRN from the coding sequence ATGAAAGCGTGGCGAATTGCACTACTGCTGCTGGGGCTGGAAGTGCTGCTGTTTCTGGCAATTCATCGAGGACGGACACCCTCTGCAACGCCGATCGCGAATACTGCGACTACCTCTGCCGGAAACGCAACGGCTCAAACGACCTCTCCAACGATCGCCTCGCAGCAATTGAATCCTACCGCTGAAACCACCCTTCGTTATCAGACCTATTCCCTATCTCAGGCAACTGCCCATGTACTGACGATTCCCGCTGGGGGTGAGGCAAGGGTGCAGGTAGGGGTTTCACCAGGGGTGGATTCCCTGGAAAACTTTGCCCAATCGACGGGGGCGATCGCGGTGATCAACGGTGGTTTTTTTGATCCGGCAAATCTCATGACCACTTCCTACGTGGTGCAGGAGGGACAGCTTGCCGCCGATCCCCGGCAGAACGATCGCCTGATGCAGAATCCTGACCTGACTCCCTATCTGAGCCAAATTTTGAATCGATCGGAGTTTCGGCGCTATCAGTGTGGTCTTCAGAATGGCAGCGAGGTGCGCTACGCCATTGCGCCGCAGAATGAGCCTTCTCCCACGGATTGTCAGCTTGTGGATGCGGTTGGGGCAGGCCCGCAATTGTTGCCTACCCTGACGCTGGAGCAGGAAGGCTTTCTGACCCAGGAAAATGGCACCGTGATTCGGGATGCCCTGGGCTACGATCGTCCCAATGCGCGATCGGCGGTTGGACTGACGGCACAGGGGGATGTGGTGCTGGTGATGGTGGCAAAACAGCCTGATAATCCTGCATCCGGCGTTTCCCTACCTGCCCTGGCTGAGTTTATGAAGTCGATCGGCGTCACGCAGGCATTAAACCTGGACGGAGGCGGATCATCCTCGCTCTACTACAACGGCAAAACGATCTTTGGGTCAATCGATCCGGAAGGCAATCCCGTGGAGCGATCGGTTAAGTCGGTGCTGGTGGTGATTCCGAGGAATTAA
- a CDS encoding aspartate carbamoyltransferase catalytic subunit, with protein MTTGWTRRHIISLADFRPSEYDVVLQTAASFGEVLSRRTKKVPALQGQVVANLFFESSTRTRSSFELAAKRLSADTLNFAPGTSSLTKGETILDTAKTYLAMGADLMVIRHKEAGVPLAIAQEMDRLQTRVGIFNAGDGQHEHPSQALLDLFTLCTLIDPETPKLSLLKDKKIAIVGDILHSRVARSNLWSLTASGAEVHLAGPPTLLPKHFADFVQTDQNPNLTRKVVIHRSLAPALKDADFVMTLRLQRERMTQHLLPSLREYHQQFGITHDRLKHCQPGVRVLHPGPVNRGVEISSELMDDPRFSLISQQVTSGVAVRMALLYLMATGKTATIGAGAS; from the coding sequence ATGACAACAGGCTGGACGCGCCGCCACATTATTTCCCTGGCTGACTTTCGACCGTCTGAGTACGATGTGGTGCTGCAAACGGCTGCCAGCTTTGGAGAAGTGCTGTCGCGACGCACAAAAAAAGTGCCTGCCCTCCAGGGTCAGGTGGTCGCAAATTTGTTTTTTGAATCCTCAACGCGCACCCGCAGCAGCTTTGAACTTGCCGCCAAACGCCTTTCCGCCGATACGCTAAACTTTGCTCCCGGTACGTCATCTCTGACTAAAGGGGAAACGATTCTGGACACGGCAAAGACCTATTTGGCAATGGGAGCTGACCTGATGGTCATTCGTCACAAAGAGGCGGGAGTTCCCCTAGCGATCGCCCAGGAAATGGATCGGCTCCAAACGAGGGTGGGCATTTTTAACGCGGGAGATGGACAGCACGAACACCCCTCCCAGGCATTGCTGGATCTATTTACTCTCTGCACGCTGATCGATCCCGAAACGCCGAAACTCTCTTTATTGAAAGACAAGAAAATTGCGATCGTCGGCGATATTCTCCATTCGCGAGTCGCCCGCTCGAATCTGTGGAGCCTGACGGCAAGCGGCGCAGAAGTCCATCTCGCAGGACCCCCAACCCTGCTGCCCAAACATTTTGCCGACTTTGTCCAGACCGACCAGAATCCGAACCTGACGCGCAAAGTGGTGATCCACCGATCGCTTGCCCCTGCCCTCAAGGATGCGGATTTTGTCATGACCCTGCGGCTTCAGCGTGAGCGGATGACCCAGCACTTGCTGCCCAGCCTGCGGGAATATCATCAGCAGTTTGGCATTACCCACGATCGCCTCAAGCACTGTCAACCGGGAGTGAGAGTCCTGCATCCGGGTCCGGTGAATCGCGGTGTAGAAATAAGTTCGGAACTGATGGACGATCCCCGATTTAGCCTGATTTCTCAGCAGGTGACGAGCGGTGTGGCGGTGAGAATGGCGTTGCTGTATTTGATGGCAACCGGGAAAACGGCAACGATCGGAGCAGGGGCAAGCTAG
- a CDS encoding PhoX family protein yields the protein MTLNRRHFLMFLGAGAGSIALQPLMNGQRILSGQADRATAQTLSLTNLSFQPIKGPMPLTIEGMDRAKQTTDYSNFTVADDIVLPEGYVYDLIAAWGDPVGLRATVPGRVGDSRFGYNNDYLSLIETAPGEGFLTVNHEYISAKPWLQTFQEVVGKALPLSVAQAAVEAAGEDGVNAFELPQGDASKGAIEEISREALIDLGLSVISVRKGADGKWMRTNSRVDRRITGISGLEDGRYLKATGPAVAVFTKSSGQGYQDGLGDRIIGTFNNCSGGTTPWGTVFSAEENFQDFVPEPVYADGTSLPPSERTFSIDDEAVSGLGNAFGLAGNKYGWMVEIDPANPNDYGTKHTWLGRYRHEAVGVRAVAGKKLAFYSGCDRRGGHVYKFVSNGTVQNPQDKANSQLLSDGMLYVAKFNPNGTGRWIPLQVNTPIDPELPSIHAGGMIPLPNPDRAAGSVVKVSEDAAIASYKQQFKTLGDLYQGNPTEKQGAILIDAHFAANAVGGTCTARPEDTDVRPDGKLFIAFTSGSPSSSDGSPNKEVFKGPNGETTYEYGWIMRLDEDGNDPAAITFKWSTFATGGEPHEGGLGFANPDNLEFDAKGNLWIVTDMSSDRLNREIPARTEMVDGVSKPVSQSNLRGLFGNNSIWMMPTSGANAGQAYLFGFGPMDSELTGPFFTQDNKTLFIAAQHPGEVGGRRENMASETRRYAMKTTDGQEFTQVREVPLGSNWPGKQPNNPPKPAVVAIRRTDGATLS from the coding sequence ATGACACTAAACCGCAGACATTTCCTGATGTTCCTGGGCGCAGGCGCAGGTTCGATCGCCCTTCAGCCTTTGATGAACGGGCAACGGATTCTTTCTGGTCAGGCAGATCGCGCTACGGCTCAAACCCTGTCGCTGACTAACCTGAGCTTTCAGCCGATCAAAGGTCCGATGCCCCTGACGATCGAGGGGATGGATCGCGCCAAGCAGACGACCGACTACAGTAATTTCACCGTCGCTGATGACATCGTGCTGCCGGAGGGCTACGTTTATGACCTGATTGCTGCCTGGGGCGATCCCGTAGGGCTACGGGCAACGGTGCCCGGTCGGGTGGGCGACTCTCGCTTTGGCTATAACAACGACTATCTCTCTCTGATTGAGACTGCTCCCGGTGAGGGCTTCCTGACGGTGAACCACGAGTACATCAGCGCTAAGCCCTGGCTGCAAACCTTCCAGGAGGTGGTGGGGAAAGCTCTGCCGCTAAGCGTGGCGCAGGCTGCCGTAGAAGCTGCGGGTGAGGATGGCGTGAATGCCTTTGAACTGCCTCAGGGGGATGCCAGTAAAGGGGCGATCGAGGAAATCAGCAGAGAAGCTCTGATCGATCTGGGACTGTCGGTGATTTCGGTTCGCAAAGGGGCAGATGGCAAGTGGATGCGTACCAACTCGCGGGTCGATCGTCGCATTACCGGAATTTCGGGACTGGAGGATGGGAGATACCTGAAGGCAACGGGTCCAGCCGTGGCAGTGTTCACCAAGTCCAGTGGGCAGGGCTATCAGGACGGGCTGGGCGACAGGATTATCGGCACGTTTAACAATTGCTCAGGCGGCACGACCCCCTGGGGTACGGTCTTCAGCGCCGAGGAAAACTTCCAGGACTTTGTGCCAGAACCCGTCTACGCCGACGGAACCTCCCTGCCCCCCAGCGAGAGAACTTTCAGCATTGATGATGAGGCAGTATCTGGGCTGGGCAATGCCTTTGGACTGGCAGGCAACAAGTATGGCTGGATGGTTGAAATTGATCCGGCAAATCCCAACGACTATGGCACAAAGCATACCTGGCTGGGTCGCTATCGCCATGAAGCGGTGGGCGTGCGGGCAGTAGCAGGCAAAAAGCTGGCGTTTTATTCGGGGTGCGATCGTCGGGGTGGTCACGTCTATAAGTTTGTCAGTAACGGCACGGTGCAAAATCCGCAGGACAAGGCAAACTCGCAGCTGCTCTCAGACGGAATGCTCTACGTCGCCAAGTTCAACCCGAACGGTACAGGTCGCTGGATTCCCCTCCAGGTCAATACGCCGATCGATCCGGAACTGCCCAGCATCCACGCAGGCGGCATGATTCCCCTGCCCAACCCCGATCGTGCGGCTGGTAGTGTGGTGAAAGTCAGTGAAGATGCTGCGATCGCCTCCTATAAGCAGCAGTTCAAGACCTTGGGCGATCTGTATCAGGGCAATCCCACGGAAAAGCAGGGCGCAATTCTAATCGATGCCCACTTTGCGGCAAATGCGGTTGGCGGCACCTGCACGGCGCGTCCCGAAGATACGGATGTGCGCCCAGACGGCAAGCTGTTTATTGCCTTTACCTCCGGTTCCCCCAGCAGCAGCGATGGCAGCCCCAACAAGGAAGTGTTTAAGGGACCGAACGGCGAAACGACGTACGAGTACGGCTGGATTATGCGTCTGGACGAAGACGGCAACGATCCCGCCGCGATCACTTTTAAATGGTCTACCTTTGCAACGGGCGGCGAACCCCACGAAGGCGGACTCGGCTTTGCCAACCCGGACAACCTGGAGTTTGATGCGAAGGGCAATCTGTGGATTGTGACCGATATGTCGAGCGATCGCCTCAACCGGGAAATTCCCGCCCGGACGGAAATGGTGGATGGCGTCTCGAAGCCTGTGAGCCAATCAAATCTGCGCGGTCTGTTTGGCAATAACTCGATCTGGATGATGCCGACGAGCGGGGCAAACGCAGGTCAGGCGTATCTGTTTGGCTTTGGTCCAATGGACAGCGAGCTGACGGGTCCCTTCTTTACGCAGGACAATAAAACCCTGTTTATCGCGGCACAGCATCCAGGCGAAGTGGGCGGTCGTCGGGAAAATATGGCGAGCGAAACCCGCCGCTATGCGATGAAGACTACGGACGGGCAGGAGTTTACCCAGGTACGGGAAGTGCCGCTCGGCTCTAACTGGCCCGGTAAGCAGCCCAACAATCCGCCCAAGCCCGCAGTGGTGGCCATTCGGCGGACAGATGGAGCGACGCTGAGCTAG
- a CDS encoding CoB--CoM heterodisulfide reductase iron-sulfur subunit B family protein, whose amino-acid sequence MTLKYAYFPGCVAQGACRELYQSTGALTQALGIELIELKKASCCGSGTFKEDSQLMEDTVNARNIALAESLNLPLLTHCSTCQGVLGHVDERLKEAQASDPAYLEKVNGLLKDEGCSPYKGTSEVKHLLWAIVGDYGLEALSEKVTRKLSGLKCASFYGCYLLRAQKHLPYDDPYNPQSMERVFETIGATPIFYRGRTQCCGWPLSSYAPSQAFQMAGNHISEAIDSGADCMVTPCPLCHLNLDSRQPEVADTIGRKLGLPVLHLPQLIGLAVGIEPKELGLERHVVSTRPVLEKLGF is encoded by the coding sequence ATGACTTTAAAGTACGCCTATTTTCCGGGTTGTGTGGCACAGGGAGCCTGCCGGGAACTGTATCAATCCACCGGGGCGCTAACCCAAGCACTGGGAATCGAACTGATCGAACTGAAGAAAGCCTCCTGCTGCGGTTCGGGGACGTTCAAGGAAGATTCCCAGCTCATGGAGGATACCGTTAATGCCCGCAATATTGCCCTCGCCGAATCGCTGAATTTGCCCCTGCTCACCCATTGCAGTACGTGCCAGGGAGTCTTAGGTCACGTCGATGAGCGGCTGAAGGAGGCACAGGCTTCCGATCCGGCATACCTGGAAAAGGTCAATGGCTTGCTGAAGGACGAAGGCTGCTCTCCCTACAAGGGCACTTCGGAAGTCAAACATTTGCTCTGGGCGATCGTGGGAGACTATGGCTTAGAGGCACTGTCCGAGAAAGTGACGCGCAAACTGTCCGGCTTAAAGTGCGCTTCCTTTTACGGCTGCTATCTGCTGCGGGCACAAAAGCACCTGCCCTACGACGATCCCTACAATCCCCAGTCGATGGAGCGAGTATTTGAGACGATCGGCGCAACGCCCATCTTCTATCGCGGTAGAACTCAGTGCTGCGGCTGGCCTCTTTCCAGCTATGCCCCGTCCCAGGCGTTCCAAATGGCGGGCAATCACATCAGTGAGGCGATCGATTCTGGGGCAGACTGTATGGTGACGCCCTGTCCGCTGTGTCACCTGAATCTGGATTCCCGACAGCCGGAAGTAGCAGATACGATCGGGCGGAAGCTAGGTCTCCCGGTGCTGCATTTGCCGCAGCTTATTGGCTTAGCCGTTGGGATCGAACCGAAGGAGCTTGGTTTAGAACGCCACGTCGTTTCTACTCGCCCGGTACTGGAGAAACTGGGATTTTAG
- a CDS encoding SemiSWEET transporter: MQWTTILGLVAATLTTIAFLPQLFKVWQSKSAKDISLTWLITFSLGIFLWLLYGVAMQALPIVFANGMTLCLTGVILYFKLKYR; encoded by the coding sequence ATGCAGTGGACTACGATTTTAGGATTGGTTGCCGCCACCCTGACCACGATCGCCTTCTTGCCCCAGCTGTTTAAGGTCTGGCAAAGTAAATCTGCCAAGGATATTTCCCTCACCTGGCTCATCACATTTAGCCTGGGGATTTTTCTCTGGTTGCTCTACGGCGTCGCCATGCAGGCACTCCCGATCGTTTTTGCGAACGGTATGACCCTTTGCCTCACAGGAGTCATTTTGTACTTCAAGCTGAAATATCGCTGA
- a CDS encoding ABC1 kinase family protein, with the protein MIHSSHGQSSNGQSSDGGSSLNQMRRYDPAAISRYYRLRPWRAVWRTVSIIWQFTGFLLGLKFDDWTGRAKANKYSRAAQLRHILTRLGPTYIKVGQALSTRPDLVRKDFLDELTKLQDQLPPFPTPIAFAIVEQELDRTIEEIYAEISPQPIAAASLGQVYRARLQTGQEVAVKVQRPNLLPTLTLDLYLMRWASRWLAPLLPLNLGHNLSLIVDEFGTKLFEEIDYLNEGRNAEKFAANFAEDPTVKVPSIYWRFSSQHVLTLEWINGFKLTDMQKIRESNLDRDELIEIGVTSGLRQLLEYGFFHADPHPGNLFATPDGKMAFIDFGMMDQLSQEMKETLVDAVVHLINKDYAEVANDFVKLGFLTPDTDIQPIVPALEAVLGNALGQNVRDFNFKTVTDQFASLMYEYPFRLPAQFALIIRSLVTQEGLALSLNPDFRIVDVAYPYVARRLLTGESPALRRRLLEVLFRDGKFQWERLENLIAIARSSDNDFDLLPTAQLGLQYLLSDEGHYLRQQLILALIENDRLHTEEVQRLWNLIKDDIKPARLFNVAIGALTGLSAAGATSLLPSVAALINPPSHQSNSAS; encoded by the coding sequence GTGATTCACTCTTCACACGGTCAGTCTTCAAACGGTCAGTCTTCAGACGGCGGGTCTTCACTGAACCAGATGCGACGCTACGACCCGGCAGCAATTTCCCGCTACTATCGATTGCGCCCGTGGCGAGCCGTTTGGCGAACCGTTTCGATTATTTGGCAGTTTACAGGCTTTTTACTGGGGCTGAAGTTCGACGACTGGACAGGTCGAGCCAAAGCCAACAAATACAGCCGGGCGGCACAGCTTCGCCACATTCTGACCCGCCTTGGTCCTACCTACATTAAGGTTGGTCAGGCACTCTCCACCCGTCCTGATCTGGTTCGCAAGGATTTTCTGGATGAGCTAACCAAGCTCCAGGATCAGCTTCCCCCTTTTCCGACGCCGATCGCCTTTGCGATTGTAGAACAGGAACTCGATCGCACCATTGAAGAAATTTACGCCGAGATCTCCCCGCAGCCGATCGCTGCCGCCAGTTTAGGACAGGTCTATCGTGCCCGCCTCCAGACCGGACAGGAAGTAGCCGTTAAGGTACAGAGACCCAATCTGCTGCCCACCCTGACGCTGGATCTCTATTTAATGCGCTGGGCAAGTCGCTGGCTGGCTCCCCTGCTGCCGCTCAACCTGGGGCACAATCTCAGTCTGATTGTGGATGAGTTCGGCACAAAGCTGTTTGAAGAAATTGATTACCTGAACGAAGGACGCAACGCCGAGAAGTTTGCCGCCAACTTTGCGGAAGACCCGACGGTGAAAGTGCCCTCAATCTACTGGCGGTTTAGCAGTCAGCACGTCCTGACGCTGGAGTGGATCAACGGCTTCAAGCTCACCGATATGCAGAAGATCCGCGAGTCCAATCTCGATCGCGATGAGCTGATTGAAATCGGGGTGACTTCCGGCTTGCGGCAGCTTCTAGAGTACGGCTTCTTCCATGCCGACCCTCACCCGGGCAACCTGTTTGCCACGCCGGACGGAAAGATGGCGTTCATCGACTTCGGCATGATGGATCAGCTCAGCCAGGAAATGAAGGAAACCCTGGTGGATGCGGTGGTGCATCTGATCAATAAGGACTACGCAGAGGTGGCAAACGATTTTGTCAAGCTGGGCTTCCTGACTCCAGATACCGACATTCAGCCGATCGTCCCTGCCCTGGAAGCGGTGCTGGGGAATGCGCTGGGTCAGAACGTGCGGGACTTTAACTTCAAGACCGTCACTGACCAGTTTGCGTCGCTGATGTACGAGTATCCCTTCCGTCTGCCTGCCCAGTTCGCCCTGATTATTCGATCGCTCGTCACCCAGGAAGGACTTGCCCTCAGCCTCAATCCCGATTTCCGCATTGTGGATGTGGCATACCCCTATGTGGCGCGGCGGCTCCTCACGGGCGAATCTCCGGCGCTGCGGCGCAGACTGCTGGAAGTTCTATTTAGGGACGGCAAATTCCAGTGGGAGCGGCTCGAAAACCTGATCGCGATCGCCCGTTCTTCGGACAACGATTTTGATCTCCTGCCCACGGCACAACTCGGTTTACAATACCTGTTGTCGGATGAAGGACACTACTTGCGTCAGCAGCTCATTCTGGCACTGATTGAGAACGATCGGCTTCACACCGAAGAAGTGCAGCGCCTCTGGAATCTAATTAAGGATGACATTAAGCCTGCTCGACTGTTTAATGTGGCGATCGGTGCTTTAACGGGCTTATCTGCTGCGGGGGCAACGTCGCTCCTGCCTTCTGTCGCGGCTTTGATTAACCCTCCCAGCCATCAGTCTAATTCTGCAAGCTAA
- a CDS encoding DNA polymerase III subunit gamma/tau translates to MPYEPLHHKYRPQTFAELVGQEAIATTLTYALRQQKIAPAYLFTGARGTGKTSSARILAKSLNCLESKVPTEKPCGRCEVCRSIANGSALDVIEIDAASNTGVDNIRELIERAQFAPVQCRYKVYVIDECHMLSTASFNALLKTLEEPPDRVVFVLATTDPQRVLPTIISRCQRFDFRRIELDAMVQHLSSIALKESITINPEALQLVAQISQGGLRDAESLLDQLSLLEGEITPDRVWDLVGAVPERDLLALVKAIAADEGVAVLDRARHLLDRGREPLVVLQNLTSFYRDMLIAKTNPDRSDLVAITPPTWAELCAFVQSLDLSQILAGQQHLRACEPQVKNTTQPRLWLEVTLLGLLPSAIGNLTAGSSATPKISLLPSPSISPVAKPIPETPRPVAPKPNPVPEVSQAVADTVPPPEPAPVPQPIQSGTNGSANSSANGSANVTSDGSAANGSRLDTAKSNPPAPPVPPSQPAIEPQQDWSELWEKVLGQVQPYSTQTMLRQQCQLIHFSGQEARIGARSQNLFKMAKDRLPNIEAAFTKLYGQTIRVTLEVLLRNESAPPANPTANPAANPAVNSAPNPAPPVYPPTPPAAPPQARETSQNGFNAAPGSGMPAPSVPQDYPPAPIVPPADPVMNRSSAPNLPAEPVEPAAPEMWQVEDEVTRAAKSLAQMFNGQIVSWDDPSEGENRSPEEQMSLAPSSVESLDSDPDGDVPF, encoded by the coding sequence ATGCCCTACGAGCCACTCCACCACAAATACCGCCCTCAGACCTTCGCGGAACTGGTCGGACAGGAGGCGATCGCCACAACGCTGACCTATGCACTGCGTCAGCAAAAAATTGCGCCTGCCTATTTGTTCACGGGGGCACGGGGCACAGGGAAAACATCGAGTGCGCGGATTCTGGCGAAGTCGCTCAACTGCCTGGAAAGCAAGGTGCCAACGGAAAAGCCCTGCGGACGCTGTGAGGTCTGTCGATCGATCGCTAATGGGTCTGCCCTGGACGTGATTGAAATTGACGCTGCCAGCAATACGGGGGTGGATAACATCCGAGAACTGATTGAACGAGCGCAGTTTGCTCCGGTTCAGTGTCGTTACAAGGTCTACGTGATTGACGAGTGCCACATGCTCAGCACCGCGTCCTTCAACGCTTTACTTAAGACTTTAGAGGAACCGCCCGATCGCGTCGTCTTTGTATTAGCAACCACCGATCCGCAAAGAGTTCTGCCGACGATTATTTCCCGCTGTCAAAGATTCGATTTTCGGCGCATTGAGCTGGATGCAATGGTGCAGCATTTAAGTTCGATCGCCCTAAAGGAATCGATCACCATCAATCCAGAAGCGCTGCAACTCGTCGCCCAAATTTCGCAGGGAGGATTGCGGGATGCGGAAAGTTTGCTGGATCAGCTCAGCCTGCTGGAGGGCGAAATTACCCCTGATCGCGTCTGGGATCTGGTGGGAGCGGTTCCAGAGCGGGATCTGCTGGCATTGGTCAAGGCAATTGCGGCGGATGAAGGCGTAGCTGTCCTCGATCGTGCCCGCCATCTGCTCGATCGCGGCAGAGAACCGCTGGTCGTGCTGCAAAACCTGACGAGTTTCTATCGGGATATGCTGATCGCTAAAACCAACCCCGATCGCAGTGACTTAGTGGCAATTACGCCGCCGACCTGGGCAGAGCTATGTGCCTTTGTGCAGTCCCTTGACCTGAGCCAGATCCTTGCGGGACAGCAGCATCTTCGCGCCTGCGAACCCCAGGTAAAAAATACGACCCAGCCGCGCCTTTGGTTGGAGGTAACGCTGTTAGGACTGCTTCCTTCGGCGATCGGCAATCTAACGGCAGGCAGTTCAGCGACACCCAAGATTTCCCTACTCCCCAGCCCATCGATTTCCCCGGTAGCGAAACCTATTCCCGAAACGCCTCGCCCCGTTGCACCTAAACCGAATCCTGTCCCTGAAGTGTCCCAGGCTGTAGCAGACACTGTTCCACCCCCAGAACCCGCACCCGTTCCTCAGCCCATCCAGAGCGGCACCAATGGTTCTGCAAATAGTTCTGCAAACGGTTCTGCAAACGTTACTTCAGATGGCTCTGCTGCCAATGGTTCTCGCCTCGACACGGCAAAGTCCAATCCTCCGGCACCCCCTGTGCCTCCCAGCCAGCCAGCGATCGAACCGCAGCAGGACTGGTCTGAACTGTGGGAAAAAGTCTTAGGTCAGGTACAGCCCTACTCGACCCAGACAATGCTGCGACAGCAGTGCCAGTTGATTCACTTTTCGGGGCAGGAAGCCCGAATTGGGGCACGATCGCAAAATCTGTTCAAGATGGCGAAAGACCGTCTGCCCAACATCGAAGCGGCATTTACCAAACTCTACGGTCAGACCATTCGAGTCACGCTGGAGGTTCTGCTGCGAAACGAATCTGCCCCTCCTGCAAATCCGACGGCAAATCCAGCCGCAAATCCGGCGGTCAATTCAGCCCCCAACCCGGCTCCCCCCGTGTATCCGCCCACACCACCTGCTGCGCCGCCCCAAGCCAGGGAAACCAGCCAGAACGGGTTTAATGCGGCTCCAGGGTCAGGGATGCCCGCTCCGTCTGTTCCCCAGGATTATCCGCCTGCGCCGATCGTGCCTCCTGCCGATCCGGTGATGAATCGATCGTCCGCACCGAATTTGCCCGCTGAGCCAGTTGAACCCGCTGCTCCGGAAATGTGGCAGGTTGAGGACGAAGTGACTCGTGCAGCAAAAAGTCTGGCACAGATGTTTAACGGACAAATCGTGAGTTGGGATGACCCCTCCGAGGGCGAAAACCGCTCCCCAGAAGAACAAATGAGCCTCGCTCCCTCCAGCGTAGAATCCTTGGATTCCGATCCCGACGGCGACGTACCGTTCTAA